The DNA region TTTGTTGGATATTTGGTTCATTTCTCAGACTGCCTGCCTCACCTCCATTTAAGTGGATTACCCCTTTTAGTCCTATTAGTTCGCTTCAGATGCTACTTGCCTTTACTTATAAAGATATAAAGTTGTGGCTGAAACTGTATGAGCCTTCACATGCATATTAATGTTgttcatcatttcattttagGATGTTATGTCAAACCCCTCCAGACCAGTGGAACAAACACCAGCTGCACCACCAATTGCAGTTGGGACAACTTCTCCTGCTCCATCTCCACCAATCCACACCTCTTCTCCTGCTCCATCTCCACCAATCCACACCTCTTCTCCTGCTCCATCTCCACCAATCCACACCTcttcacctgctccatctccaGCTCACAATCATTTCTATATATCCTCCGCACCATCGAGCCCATACCAGGAGGGAACTGAAGAGTAAGTACACATTTTCTGAAGATACTGTAACACCCTTATAGTGCAAGTTGAAGGTGTGACAAAAACCTggagaaccactggtttaaatgATTGTAATTTCAGCATTTTTTCTCTATCAATACAGAGCTTTTGACATCGCTGTGGCACTTCGATCCCTACAATCAAGGGTTCACCATCTGGCTCCCACAGCCAATCAGATAAATGTTCTTCGCAATGAAGAATTTGAATGTGCCGAGAGAGCCTTCCGGCGACCAGCCTTCAATCCACAGTCCAAGCTGGACATCGTTTTCATAGATGAGGATGGTCAAGGAGAAGGTGCCATCGACGATGGTGGGCCAACAAGGGAATTTTGTAGGTTGCTAATGCAACAACTCCAGGAGCATCAAATATTTGAAGGGCCTCTTGAAGCCCGTACCCTGGCCCTTGACAGTGTtggtatgtttttttgtttgttttttttctttccaacaATGTCAGGAAACATACTCATTTAATGTATGTCCACACTCCACAGCTTTATTTAACATTACTTTGATCAATTTTAATTGTCTTTCTTTTATAGCTCTTCACAACAACACTTATAGACTTGTGGGCCAAATGTTGGCAGTTTGTCTCATCCATGGAGGGGTGTCGCCACACTTTTTTTCCAAGAGGCTTTTTAATCAAGTCTGTGGTCTTCCACCTAGTCCAGCAACCATTGAAGAGGTGGTAGACCACAGCCTTAGGGCAAAACTGGAGAAGGCAAGTTTGGAAGTCATTACACACTTTACACACCTGTCTCTGGCCAATAAATGTTCAAGTATTTGGTAGTGGCTACTCTCtatttctttttataatttcagataagcAGTGCAGTAGCGCTACAGGATGCAAGGCAGGCTGTCAATGAAGCGGCCGAAGAGTTGGCAATGATGGGAGCCCTACGGCACCTCCGCTCGTTGGACCACAGGGGGGAATTGATGGAAGCTGTCCTCCAGTTCCACTGTGAAGGCCGAATCTATGCAGCCCTCCAACAGTAAGTTGTATAttataaacagaaaatgttaattGACATCAACTGCAGCAAAGCAACTTTACTAGACCCTTGGTGTTCAAATTACAGTAGTGGGATTTCTCCTTGAGTTGCTATTGACACGTGAAGTcaagttattttaaattaactaATCACAATATTAAGTACACCATTTAAAGTAAAtggtttcaggggaggctcggTGACTGGAACTGAAACCACCATATCACCAAGTgaacatagaatagcctacatgtgtgagtttggagatacagtagtttttggttcccccatcagagtcagaaactaagtCACTGTAGTCAGAAGTCATGCATcaggctattttggctcaaatattaagtgtctatgggatcaattAATTTAATCAAGATCcgataggcatccaggaattaaGCAAAGCTTACAAAGTAAACTAAACTAAAGACTTGGTGGGGGGAGCGCTGTTTCCGAAACTTTGTCTGAGGGGAAGCCCGCAGTCtaagactttgaaaaccccttgCCCTAGGTGCATGGTGAGGGAGTATTGGAGAATCTTTAAAGGTGTGAAGAGGCAGGGCAGaggcaaaaaaaattaataccACAAATCTGATGACAGCAGGAAATGGTAGTTGGGGTCTGCTAATGTATGAAAGGGCATTGCTATTGTGTGTCACCCTGATGGTGTCTCTCCAGAGGTTGGTCAAgacaatttttttattgatttttgttttttacgcACACACGTGTACAGACTTGCAGGCAGAAAACGatacaattaaatttttatatacacacacagtagtgCCAATTCATAAGTTTATCTCATTGCAGTTTTCATATAGAcaaggtctagaccatactcttagtaatatttacagagacccagcAATAGTAGAACATGAGGTAATGGTGTTTTACAATTTCTACAATCTTGGGTAACATTGTAAAAGAAcagaattaaattattatttttttgcatcaGATTCAAAGAAGGACTAACTTCACTTGGTGTCCTGGATGAAGTCACCTCACATCCACAAGACTTTGAAAAAGTCTTCCTCCAGGACACAACAACCCTAAAGGCCAGCGACATTGTGGGGGTGTTCCAGGCCAGATGCCGATCCCTTCATCAAATAGGAGGCGGTTGGAAGCCAGGACCATTGTATTCTGGAAAGACTGGCTCCTGGAGGTGGAAGGTATGGGTCCCTGTGCttataattgtgtgtgtgtgtgtgtgtgtgtgtataggtttatttgtgttgtcatgtttttgGTAAGTCACGTGGATGGTTTCTGTATAGTTAATTTACACACCTGTTTAATGCCAGTGAGCAGATAACAGGTGAGTGAATGGGAcgctgctgttttttgttttttttgatgaaCGCGGTGTTCTCTATAGTTTTGATTGATTTCTCACTATACGGTTTTCACATTTTAAGTTGCATATTTTCATCAAAAACctagaatattttttttttgaaatcTGCGAATTATGCAGCGAGTCCGACAAACGGCACCACAAGGCCCTACCTCAGCCTCTTGGtactttgtttttgcttttaagaATAGTCTCTACATTTATCTTACAATCTACTACTGGCTGTGGCTGGCTCCTTCATGAATCCTCTTgcaacataatttatttttatatctatATACAGGTGGACTTGCTGGACCAATCACACTGGAGCAGGTCCTAATTTTTGGAACAGGTCTCCGCAGAATCCCAGCAATGGGCTTTTCAGTGCAGCCTGAGCTGGCATTTTTACACCCTGAAGATGGACATGCCAAGTTTCCCCAGGCCAACACCGGCGCGTTGGTGCTACATCTACCCGTGGGTCAAACCTACAGTATATTCAAAACTAACATGGAGCTTGGGATAGGCTCTGCACAGCAGTTTGGGTTGGCCTAAATGGTGTCTATTTGTCTTTTCACTTTTGGAGTGAAGTTCTCAggatttgttcatttgttcatagttgttttgtttttttctgttcatattttctgttcacAAACCTCAcattagtttagttttaaaaaaagaagtaaattGTAATTGTCATGTATTGGTACAAAATTTGTATGAAAATGCTAActtaatataaatacaatattatgtaaaattatatCACACAAAGTGTAACCTATTTATTGTAGTTGAGTAAAAGTGTGGAtaactatatacacacacacacacacacacacacacacaagtattatagtgctttatttcttttaagaAGCAATTCAATTGTTTGTTTCAAATTAAACTGAACCAATGCTTTAATGGCCTGTTGCCATATACTCCCTCGTTCTGTCCTCATTAACCGACAGGTTTTGCACTTATCAAGTTACTTTTAGTGGCTACCAGTGTAACATTATTACCATGACCAGTTATGAAGTGCCCTAGGTTGTAATTGACAAATTGGGTAACTTTAATCCAGATCCTACTGTTTGTGGGTTTTGTTGTGCCTTTTCATgaaattaattataatataaatttaaaattatgctatagagttttcttttttattaatcGAGTTTCAACAactgcctctgattggttatTCCTTGCCTAAAGTTGGGGTTAGAGTTAGCCAATCAGGCAGATTCGGAGGCAGGACTCGACAGAAAGCCGGTCAAAGCAAGAAGTGTTTTCAGAACTACTAGCAAAAAGTTACTCGTATACGAAAACTCATCTGTCTAAAGTGAATTTGCATTTCCCAGGTAAGTTGATGTATACTTGGCCAGAACAATGTTTAACGcggtataaaaatatattattatacttattTGCGACTCGTAATTGTTACTGCTCGGTTAGCAGATGAGGGAACGTTCATGCCGCCGCCATTGCTGTAAGTTAACATTAGTTTGAGCATCGGCTTGTAGCCTGGAATGAGACCTCGTGAGACCCCCTCGCTCATACCAGCATTGCGTTAATGTTACAACTAAATGGGATTTATCATGTTATGTCAAAAACAGTGTTAAgttaaacaacatttagttgtgCAGGCAGACTCTTGaattaatgaaaaatattaattacCCTTCATAGCTTTTAGtggaaacttttattttgtgtatttgtagtATTTTCTTGTGTATTTTGAGAATCTCAGATTCTGTGTACAAGAGGGAAACGGGAACTCTGTAAAGTAATTGTAAACCTTGTGATATTTTTGCATTTGGTCAAAGCCAAGTTGATGGGTGGGTGGTTCCAAAGACACAGAAGAACTCTCAGTTGTCCTTCTAAACTCAATTCAGACAGACATCTGAAAGAAGTTATGGCTCGGAGGACCTTCATCTTGCGGTGCAGGCACATTCTTCAAGACTGTACACGGCGTCTGTTGATGGACGATGTTGGATCTGGTGTGCAACTCTTAACATTGACGAGGTATGTTGTGATAGGCATGCTCGAAAATGTCAAAGGATGATGCACTCTAAAACTATTAAGTAAAAGGCCTGCACACACTGCTGATCGTTATGCTAtattacagtatacagtaaaaCAGTCTGCATAGGAATTGCATGGTGCCTGGTTATGCCAATATGGCCTATATCTCTGGCTCCCACCTCAATTCCATCACAGGACCAGGAACCGACACTAGGATcatgtttgtggacttcagctctgcttatATACTGTTAAATTATTACAGGAGAAAGGGTTTAAGAtggtattgtgtgtgtttatgtatgtcaactgtatgtttgtctacaacCTAATCACTATAGCAAATTCCTTGTGtatgtaaaatactacttggcaataaagctcattCTGATACCAATAAATGGGTAACCATTATGCTTTCTTATTTTCTCAGGCTAGAGACAATGCACAGAAGCCTCCAGTGGGCAAGGGGAAGACTGATCAATGTCACAGCTGCAGACCAACTTCTCAGCGACTTGGCTGAATTAATTCAGGAGGTCAGAATGTCTTCTCAGCCCGGGCAACAGGGTGAGTTCACAGTGTGTTGTCTTTtgtaaattttattattattctgtttcTAGTACTGCAATCATAATGACTATGACTTGAAC from Micropterus dolomieu isolate WLL.071019.BEF.003 ecotype Adirondacks unplaced genomic scaffold, ASM2129224v1 contig_12704, whole genome shotgun sequence includes:
- the LOC123966108 gene encoding G2/M phase-specific E3 ubiquitin-protein ligase-like isoform X1; the encoded protein is MSNPSRPVEQTPAAPPIAVGTTSPAPSPPIHTSSPAPSPPIHTSSPAPSPPIHTSSPAPSPAHNHFYISSAPSSPYQEGTEEAFDIAVALRSLQSRVHHLAPTANQINVLRNEEFECAERAFRRPAFNPQSKLDIVFIDEDGQGEGAIDDGGPTREFCRLLMQQLQEHQIFEGPLEARTLALDSVALHNNTYRLVGQMLAVCLIHGGVSPHFFSKRLFNQVCGLPPSPATIEEVVDHSLRAKLEKISSAVALQDARQAVNEAAEELAMMGALRHLRSLDHRGELMEAVLQFHCEGRIYAALQQFKEGLTSLGVLDEVTSHPQDFEKVFLQDTTTLKASDIVGVFQARCRSLHQIGGGWKPGPLYSGKTGSWRWKVDLLDQSHWSRS
- the LOC123966108 gene encoding G2/M phase-specific E3 ubiquitin-protein ligase-like isoform X2 — translated: MSNPSRPVEQTPAAPPIAVGTTSPAPSPPIHTSSPAPSPPIHTSSPAPSPPIHTSSPAPSPAHNHFYISSAPSSPYQEGTEEAFDIAVALRSLQSRVHHLAPTANQINVLRNEEFECAERAFRRPAFNPQSKLDIVFIDEDGQGEGAIDDGGPTREFSLHNNTYRLVGQMLAVCLIHGGVSPHFFSKRLFNQVCGLPPSPATIEEVVDHSLRAKLEKISSAVALQDARQAVNEAAEELAMMGALRHLRSLDHRGELMEAVLQFHCEGRIYAALQQFKEGLTSLGVLDEVTSHPQDFEKVFLQDTTTLKASDIVGVFQARCRSLHQIGGGWKPGPLYSGKTGSWRWKVDLLDQSHWSRS